The sequence below is a genomic window from Liolophura sinensis isolate JHLJ2023 chromosome 2, CUHK_Ljap_v2, whole genome shotgun sequence.
CAAGTGAATGAAGTGCCCTCCATCAAATGTATGAAATGTCCCCATCAAGTGTATGAAGTGCCCCCTGACAAGTGTACATAGTGTTCCCCGGCAAGTGTATGAAGTGCCCTCTCATACGTGTATGAAGTGTCCCCTAGCAAGTGTATaatgtgccccccccccccccagcaagTGTATGAAGTGACTCTCACCAGCAAGTGTATAAAGTGTCCCCTGACAAGTGTATAAAATGTCCCCTAAGAAGTGTAAAAAGTGTCGCAAGGCAAGTGTATGAATTGCCCTCTAGCAAATGTATGAAGTGCTCTCGGCAAGTGTATGAAGTGCCCCCGAACAAGTGTATGAAGTGACCCCATCAAGTGTAAGAAGTTTTCCCTCAGCAAGTGTATGGCATGACCCCAGCAAGTGTATGGCGTGATCTCAGCAAGTGTATGAAATACTCCCTGGGAAATGTGCGAAGTGCCCCCTGGCAAGTGTACGAAGTGGAAACAGGCAAGTGTATGAAGTGCCCACGGCAAGTGTAGAAGTTCCTCCCAGAAAGTGTATGGAGTGACCTCCAGCAAGTGTATGAAGTGTTTTGACAAGCAAGTGTATGAAGTGACCCCAGCAAGTGTATGAAGTGACCCCAGCAAGTGTATAAGGTGTTCCTAGGAAGTGAAGGAAGTACCCCCAATCAAGTGTATAAAATGCTATCGGCAGGTGTGGGATTTGTTCCACCCCAGCGAGTGTATGACGTTACCCCAGCAAGTGTATGAAGTGCCCCAAGTGTGTGAGAAGATATTAGTCAGCATTTATAATTATTAGCAAATGATTAGATCAGCAAGGCGGGTATATTTTGAGGGAGGATCAGCAGAACTGgtaaaaaatgtatataggTTTTGAAGGTGACATAAGCAGAATTGTGTAACAATGTGCGTATGTTTTGTGGATGACGTCAGCAGAACTGTGTAACAATGTGCGTATGTTTTGTGGATGACGTCAGCAGAACTGTGTAACAATGTGCGTATGTTTCGTGGATGATGTCAGCAGAGctgtgtgacattgtgtgtaAGTTTTGTGGATGATGTCAGTAGAACTGTGTAacaatgtgtgtatgttttgaaGGTGATGTAAACAGAACTGTGAGACAGTGTGTGTATGTTTCATGTAAAACATCAGCAGAGCAATAGGCCAACGTGTTTATAATTTTTGGAGACGTCAGGAGAACTGTGTGAGGAAATGCATCACCAAGCTTGTCTGACAATATGTGAATTGTTTGCAGATGACCAATCCTCCACCGAATCCGACGAGCAAGTAGACCGTACGTAGAACGCTGTTTTTATCTTTATCATGTTTTTAGTTGATTAAAACTTGCCTGACGATTTCCACTCTGAACATCCTTGATAGTTGTGTAGGCTGCATGTAGATCCTGTATCATGGACATACAGGGTTATGGGCTTATGGGACGAAGAAACTGGCATTAATCACATAAAAATCTTTGTAACTGAATTCCGGAAGACAGACagtgctggattcgaacattaGACCTAATAGGTCAAAGGGCTGATGGTAATGCCAGCCCATTGCTTTATCTATCTTCAGTTATGGGTGCGAATTTACATATTCTTAATTAAACTTGTCAAGCAGTTTCTTGTGGGAAACAGAAGGGATTGTGTGTTGCTGAGCGTAGGACAAAGCACAAAGCTGATAAACACACGCCGCAATGATATCGATTAATGTTTGCTATGTTACAGGCGATTCTCTGGGATATCATTTGCCAACATCACTGTCAACATGTAAGTACAGCAACTTGTATAGGTTAGTCAAGTATTTCAGATATAATCAGCCCgtcatgtaggtctgcatgtatccatggtacaatctgactgttatgtagatctgcatgtatccatggtacgATCTAAGTgttatgtaggtctgcatgtatccatggtacaatctgactgttatgtaggtctgcatgtatccatggtacaatcagactgtcatgtaggtctgcatgtatccatggtacaatctgactgttatgtaggtctgcatgtatccatggtaaaATCAGACTgtcatgtaggtctgcatgtatccatggtacaatcagactgtcatgtaggtctgcatgtatccatggtacaatcagactgtcatgtaggtctgcatgtatccatggtacaatcagactgtcatgtaggtctgcatgtatccatggtacaatcagactgtcatgtaggtctgcatgtatccatggtacgATCTAAGTgttatgtaggtctgcatgtatccatggtacaatctgactgtcatgtaggtctgcatgtatccatggtaagATCAGACTgtcatgtaggtctgcatgtatccatggtacaatctgactgttatgtaggtctgcatgtatccatggtacaatcaGACTGTCATATAGGTCTGCATGCATCCATGGTACAATCAGACTGtcatgtaggtctacatgtatccatggtacaatctgactgttatgtaggtctgcatgtatccatggtacaatcagactgtcatgtaggtctgcatgtatccatggtacaatctgactgttatgtaggtctgcatgtatccatggtacaatcagactgtcatgtaggtctgcatgtatccatggtacgATCTAAGTgttatgtaggtctgcatgtatccatggtacaatctgactgtcatgtaggtctgcatgtatccatggtacaatcagactgtcatgtaggtctgcatgtatccatggtacaatcaGACCgtcatgtaggtctgcatgtatctagggtacaatctgactgttatgtaggtatgcatgtatccatggttCAATCTGAGCgttatgtaggtctgcatgtatctagggtacaatctgactgttatgtaggtctccatgtatccatggtacaatctgactgttatgtaggtctgcatgtatccatggttCAATCTGAGCGTTATGTAGGTCTGCATATATCTATGGTACAATCTAAGCgttatgtaggtctgcatgtatccatggtacaatctgactgttatgtaggtctgcatgtatccatggtacaatcaGACTGTCATATAGGTCTGCATGCATCCATGGTACAATCAGACTGtcatgtaggtctacatgtatccatggtacaatctgactgttatgtaggtctgcatgtatccatggtacaatcagactgtcatataggtctgcatgtatccatggtacaatctgagcgttatgtaggtctgcatgtatccatggtacaatctgactgttatgtaggtctgcatgtacCCATGGTAAAATCAGACTgtcatgtaggtctgcatgtatccatggtacaatctgactgttatgtaggtctacatgtatccatggtataatcagactgtcatgtaggtctgcatgtatccatggtacaatctgactgttatgtaggtctgcatgtatccatggtacaatcaGACTGtcatgtaggtctacatgtatccatggtacaatctgactgttatgtaggtctgcatgtatccatggtacaatcagactgtcatgtaggtctgcatgtatccatggtacaatcagactgtcatgtaggtctgcatgtatccatggtacaatctgtctgttatgtaggtctgcatgtatccatggtacagtctgactgtcatgtaggtctgcatgtatccatggtacaatctgactgttatgtaggtctgcatgtatccatggtaaaATCAGACTgtcatgtaggtctgcatgtatccatggtacaatctgactgttatgtaggtctacatgtatccatggtacaatctgactgttatgtaggtctacatgtatccatggtacaatctgactgttatgtaggtctacatgtatccatggtacaatctgactgttatgtaggtctacatgtatccatggtTCAATCTGAGCgttatgtaggtctgcatgtatccatggtacgatctgactgtcatgtaggtctgcatgtatccatggtacaatctgactgttatgtaggtctgcatgtatctatggtacaatctgactgatatgtaggtctgcatgtatccatggtacagtctgactgtcatgtaggtctgcatgtatccatggtacaatctgactgttatgtaggtctgcatgtatccatggtacaatctgactgttatgtaggtctgcatgtatccatggtacaatctgactgttatgtaggtctgcatgtatccatggtacagtctgactgtcatgtaggtctgcatgtatccatggtataATCTGACttatgtaggtctgcatgtatccatggtacagtctgactgtcatgtaggtctgcatgtatccatggtacaatctgactgttatgtaggtctggatgtatccatggtacaatctgactgttatgtaggtctgcatgtatccatggtacaatctgactgttatgtaggtctgcatgtatccatggtacaatctgactgttttgtaggtctgcatgtatccatggtacaatctgactgttatgtaggtctgcatgtatccatggtacaatctgactgttatgtaggtctgcatgtatccatggtacagtctgactgtcatgtaggtctgcatgtatccatggtacaatctgactgttatgtaggtctgcatgtatccatggtacaatctggctctaatgtaggcctacatgtatccatggtacagtctgactgtcatgtaggtctgcatgtatccatggtacaatctgactgttatgtaggtctgcatgtatccatggtacaatctgactgttatgtaggtctgcatgtatccatggtacaatctgactgttatgtaggcctacatgtgttcAGGGTACAGTCTGACTGttatgtaggtctacatgtatctaggGTACAATCTGACTGatatgtaggtctgcatgtatccatggtacaatctggctctaatgtaggcctacatgtgttcagggtacaatctgactgttatgtaggtctgcatgtatccatggtacagtctgactgtcatgtaggtctgcatgtatccatggtacaatctgactgttatgtaggtctgcatgtatccatggtacaatctggctctaatgtaggcctacatgtgttcagggtacaatctgactgttatgtaggtctacatgtatccatggtacaatctgactgttatgtaggtctacatgtatccatTGTACAGTCTGACTGTCATGcaggtctgcatgtatccatggtacagtctgactgtcatgtaggtctgcatgtatccatggtacaatctgACTGATATGTAGGTCTATATCTATCTAGGGTACAATCAGACTGTCATGTAGGCGTACATGTATCTAGGGTATAATTTGTCAGTATTATTATCAGCATGTTTTGTTGGcaatataactgtatatatttttactggTTCGGGCATATTGGTCTTTGAAAATGGTACACAGACTAAAATCGTACACAGATGTACCACAAATCAATCCTAAAACCCTGCTCATTTAAACCTGTGTTTTACATCGAAATCGATTATTTGTTCGAGAAAGCAGGGTTTTCTCATATACTGGTGTGCTGCTATAACATTACATGCTATTCATGTGTATTACAGTGTCGAGTTCGGATGAGAATTTCTCTGCAGTCACCAATGCTAGAAACACTTTGCGCGGGATACCCCGTATTGAGATAGAGGAAAACGGTATGTTTTGGCCACATGAAATGGCGAAGATGAATGGTAATGTTACGTCTTGTACCTTTATggtacaaaaaaagaaaatgtatcgCTAGGGCATGTCTTTTGGTAGATGAAAATGGATCTTATCAAGACCAATCACGCACAACAGTAACGACGAATAACGTTAAATGATTGACTAGTCTGGCAACACCAGTTTTTCCACAGAATTCTATGTCTGAACTTTGTACTTAGCGTCAGTTGAGGAGCACAGCACCTAACCACGTGCTACAACCTCTGTTAAAATAACCGTTTGCTCTGTGCGTTAAATGAGACACATTGCTAGTTAACCGTTTTCTTTTTCCACACAGTTTATGACACACAGATGTATCTCCATCCTACACCGGCTCCAAGAAGAGGTAACTTTTCTGTCTCAAAACATAACACATGAAGATGTGAACAAGTGACATTATCACAAACACCACCAAACGTGTTGATCACACATGTTTTTCACAAAGCTGACAGCTGATCGGCGTCATCCCCACCCAATGAGAGATCAGTCTCCCGGGACATTATGCTACTTAACTCTTCATTCCCGTCCATTTTATGGAATGCGCATGAATTTATCCTCAGAATAAAACTTTGAAGCCTGCCCTACTAAAGGGCAGCTCAAAGTAATGAGGAATAATATATATCTaaaaacagcagaaaacattatttgtggttgtgtgtgacacTGAGGTATCGGTGTTGTGATGGTGTGTGACATTGATGTATCTGTattgtggttgtgtgtgacacTGATGTATCTGTCCTGTAGTTATGTCTGACATTGATGTATTTGCATTGTGGTTTGCGTGACACTGATGTATCTGTCTTGTAGTTATGTCTGACATTGATGTATTTGCATTGTGGTTTTGCGTGACACTAATGTATCTGTGTTGTGGTTGTGTGTGGACATTGATGTATCTGTATTGTGATTGTGTATGACTTGTGCGGTAGTTGTGTGTGACACTGATGTATCTGTATTGTGGTTGTGTGTGGCATTGGTGTATCTGTGTCACAGTTGTGTGTGACATCGATGTATCTGTGTCACAGTTGTGTGTGGCACTGATGTATCTGTATTGTGGTTGTGTGTGATATTGATGTATCTGTGTTGTGGCTGTGTGTGACATTGATGTATCTGTGTTGTGATTGTGTGAAACATCGATGTGTCTGTGTTGCAGTTGTGTGTGACATTGATGTATCTGTGTTGTCGTTGTGTTTGACGTTGATGTATCTGTATTGTGGTTGTGTGTGGCATTGGTGTATCTGTGTCACAGTTGTGTGTGACATCGATGTATCTGTGTCACAGTTGTGTGTGGCactgatgtatatgtattgtggTTGTGTGTGATATTGATGTATCTGTattgtggttgtgtgtgacattgACGTATCTGCGttgtggttgtgtgtgacatCGATGTTCCTGTGTTACAGATGTGTGTCACTTTGTTGTATCTGTGTTCCTGTTGtacttttctgttaaattgGTGGATCTGCGTTGTGCCTCATTTTGCAATAACAGTTCAGTTACGTAATAGTTTAGTATCTGTGTCAGTTCCAGTGATTGACGAGGAAGAAGAAGACACGTACTCAGCCAACGCCACGCCCACTAGCACACCCTCTTTCACGCCCATTTTCCAGGTGGCCCGAGTTCCTGCAGAACGTAACGGTAATCAAAAATAATGTCGTTTTATGTAAGCCTTTATCCACATTACGATGTGCGCGCGCTGGCGTACCAACAGTTAcgacagcatgtacatgtgtacacgtagCTAACCTGaatttgtgaaactgggtcTACCCATTTCAAACTGTTTGCTCGCCTCCGATGTGGACTATGCTGTGCTTTTCTGTGGCAAAATTATTCAAATGCGCTTGTAAAGAAGCtcatccgacgaattttgtgaagagaaatcgaatggtgcaaatcgcatTGCTCTCAGACCAATAGGTTCAGCTGTAGCCGCGTTTAAAACATAGTTTGCGTCATAATTGTTATGTTATATACAGTAAATTTGTTCAGTTATCCCAACACAAAAGCTTTGTTGGTGCTATGGGATATTGTGTTGCCCATAGCACagtgttatttttataacaaCTTAATCTATTCTACCACCAGTTATAAAGCATGACATTTGCCAAATCTCACAGATTAGTTAGTGTGAAGCTCTCCACGCATCTATCTGTAAAATGACACAAGACTTACGTACATCGAAGACTTTTCGTCACATATACGCGGAAAGGATGATCAgctctttgttttctttacagtgTACTATACGTTTGACGACTTCCAAAGACAACTCACTGGTAAGTAGGTTTATTTCACACGATTACAGGCTCTCACAAAACGTCTGTTTGCACTGCTTTTTCATTTCTGCCGGTTCCACCACCGGTCCCACCACAATTCCCATTACCGGTCCCAGTTTGTGACACAATCATTCTCATCATCGGTCCCATCACCAGTCTCATTACCGGGTCCAGTTTGTGACACAATCATTTTCATCATTGGTCCCATCACCAGTCTCATTACCGGTTCCAGTTTGTGACACAATCATTCTCATCATCGGCCCCATCACCAGCCTCATTACCGGGTCCAGTTTGTGACACAATCATTCTCATCATCGGTTCCATCACCAGTCTCATTACGGGTGCCAGTTTGTGACACAATCATTCTCATCATCGGTCCCATCACCAGTCTCAGTACCGGTGCCAGTTTGTGACACAATCATTCTCACCATCTGTCCCATCACCAGTCTTATTACCGATTCCACTATTAGTCCCACTCTCTTACAGGGTATCACTCTCATAACCACTCTCATCACCGGTTCCCCTACCAGTCCCACACTCTGACAGAGTATAACTCTCATCACCGTTCCCATTATCCGTCTCACTACCAGTCCCTTTGTGTGACACATTACTCTCATAACCTGTCTCATCACCGATCTTATTTCCACTCTCATTACCGGTTCGACTACAGGTCTCATTATCTGACAAAGCATCACTCTCATCACCAGTCTTATGGCCAGTCTCACTGCAGGTCTCACGACAGGTCCCACTATCTGAGACAGTATAACTCTCATCACCGGTCTCACAACCAGCCTTAGTACCGGTCCGACTACAGGTCCAACTATCTGAGACAACATACTCTCATCACCACTCTCATTACCGGTTCGACTACAGGTCCCACTATCTGAGACAGTATTACTCTTATCAACAGTCTCATGGCAAGTCTCAGTACCTTTCCGACTACAGGTCCCTAATGTCACACTATATCATTTCTCTCATCACCAGGCTCATTACCGGTTCGACTACACGTTCCACTATTTGGCACAAAATTACTCTCGCCACCACTCCCATTACCGGTTCGACTACAGGCCCCACTATATGACACAGTAACACTCT
It includes:
- the LOC135462619 gene encoding uncharacterized protein LOC135462619 — encoded protein: MGDVQTPQTKADVQTPRTKADMLTSDVVAVYTIESLTVSHTMYRYICTAENSEGSMKKELTLTRPSKDYDPEMYLHPTRHPARPDDQSSTESDEQVDRDSLGYHLPTSLSTLSSSDENFSAVTNARNTLRGIPRIEIEENVYDTQMYLHPTPAPRRVPVIDEEEEDTYSANATPTSTPSFTPIFQVARVPAERNVSLRVPVCDTIILIIGPITSLSTGASL